In the genome of Sinobacterium caligoides, one region contains:
- a CDS encoding fumarylacetoacetate hydrolase family protein — protein sequence MEKALIEQLGDELYEALSHQRTLSPFTDRYDDITIDDAYHISLRMVARRVEAGEKIIGKKIGVTSKVVQDMLGVNQPDFGFLTDKMHYPNGAAIPVAGNLIAPRAEGEIAFRLKKALVGPGVTEADVLEATECVMPCFEIVDSRIQDWQIKIQDTVADNASCGVFTIGESEVDPKTLDLPNLQMKVYKNGALLSEGMGSAVQGNPLTAVAWLANTLGQFGITFDAGDLILSGSLVPLENVGPGDEMKLELEGVGSCEVSFV from the coding sequence ATGGAAAAGGCATTAATTGAGCAATTGGGTGATGAGTTGTACGAGGCGTTGAGCCATCAGCGCACGTTGAGTCCATTCACTGATCGTTACGACGATATTACGATTGACGACGCTTATCATATCTCGCTGCGTATGGTGGCTCGTCGTGTCGAGGCGGGAGAGAAAATCATTGGTAAGAAAATTGGTGTGACCAGCAAGGTGGTGCAAGACATGCTGGGCGTTAATCAGCCGGACTTTGGCTTTCTCACCGACAAAATGCACTACCCCAACGGTGCCGCCATCCCTGTCGCTGGCAACCTTATTGCGCCACGTGCTGAAGGGGAAATCGCCTTCAGGCTGAAGAAGGCTTTAGTTGGCCCAGGGGTCACTGAAGCAGACGTGTTGGAGGCAACAGAATGTGTGATGCCTTGTTTTGAGATTGTCGATTCACGTATTCAAGATTGGCAAATTAAGATTCAAGACACCGTCGCCGATAACGCTTCTTGCGGTGTCTTTACTATCGGTGAGAGTGAGGTTGACCCAAAGACGCTAGACCTTCCTAACTTGCAGATGAAAGTCTACAAGAATGGTGCGTTACTCAGTGAAGGTATGGGTAGTGCTGTTCAAGGAAACCCCCTGACTGCCGTAGCTTGGCTCGCTAACACCCTCGGTCAGTTTGGTATTACCTTCGATGCAGGCGACTTGATTTTATCGGGTTCGTTGGTGCCGTTGGAGAATGTAGGGCCAGGTGATGAGATGAAATTAGAGTTAGAGGGAGTGGGGAGTTGTGAGGTCTCCTTCGTCTAG
- a CDS encoding alpha/beta fold hydrolase: MNVKDYLPEGSYSDLANGQRIHYLDIGQGPVVVFLHGSGSGASGHSNFKLNYQVVADQGYRVIVPDLIGYGLSDKPEDVDYHLDFFVECVKLNLDDLGLDRYTLVGNSLGGAIALKYALDYPQHVERMLLMAPGGIEEQTDYFTMPGMKIMRETFMSPEPVTPAVMRNFISQALVHQQTVVTDELVQERWAVMQTQNPQVIKTMVVPNMASRLGEISCPVLGLWGGNEIMMPESGFMTLAKGIKNIRMTMVSECGHWVMVEHVDYFNRTLIDFLEND, encoded by the coding sequence ATGAATGTAAAAGACTATTTACCCGAGGGGAGCTATAGCGATCTTGCCAACGGTCAACGTATTCATTACCTCGATATAGGCCAGGGGCCGGTAGTGGTGTTTTTGCATGGTTCAGGGTCCGGTGCCAGTGGCCACAGTAATTTCAAACTGAACTATCAGGTGGTGGCAGATCAGGGGTATCGGGTTATTGTCCCTGATTTAATTGGTTACGGCCTCTCCGATAAGCCGGAAGATGTTGATTATCACCTCGACTTTTTTGTTGAATGCGTGAAGTTGAACCTCGATGACTTAGGCCTCGATCGTTATACGCTAGTGGGGAACTCTCTCGGTGGCGCCATTGCGCTAAAATACGCTTTAGATTATCCGCAGCATGTCGAACGTATGTTGCTGATGGCGCCCGGTGGTATTGAAGAGCAGACGGATTACTTCACCATGCCGGGGATGAAGATCATGCGTGAGACATTCATGTCGCCAGAACCGGTGACCCCAGCGGTTATGCGCAATTTTATCTCTCAGGCGCTGGTTCATCAACAAACTGTCGTCACCGATGAGCTGGTGCAGGAGCGCTGGGCAGTGATGCAGACGCAAAACCCTCAGGTGATTAAGACGATGGTGGTGCCGAATATGGCGTCTCGCCTTGGAGAGATTAGTTGCCCGGTATTAGGTCTTTGGGGCGGTAATGAGATCATGATGCCGGAAAGTGGTTTTATGACGCTGGCGAAGGGTATTAAAAATATAAGAATGACGATGGTTTCTGAGTGTGGTCACTGGGTGATGGTCGAGCATGTAGACTATTTCAATCGTACTCTGATTGACTTTCTGGAGAATGACTAG
- a CDS encoding SDR family NAD(P)-dependent oxidoreductase: MSLQHNRVVVVTGASRGVGKGIALALAATGATVYVTGRSQQEGDAALPGTIYATAEECTRRGGQGIAVVCDHGDDKQVEALFAQVEREQGRLDILVNNALSVPDDLVKPGPFWQKSLQLIDITDVGMRSSYVASYYAAPLLVANGEGLIINTSSFGAKCYMHGPAYGAGKAGVDKMAHDMAHDFRPYNVACLSLWMGLITTERTLALIATEPDLYGGMLDIAESPEFSGRVIDAIANDKDFMAKSGAVHVAAELALEYGVQDLGGKQPLSNAAMFGEPTVFSDAVVE; the protein is encoded by the coding sequence ATGTCTTTACAGCATAATCGCGTAGTTGTAGTGACGGGTGCGAGTCGCGGAGTGGGAAAGGGGATAGCCTTAGCGCTCGCCGCCACTGGTGCAACAGTTTATGTCACAGGACGCAGTCAGCAGGAGGGGGACGCGGCCTTACCGGGTACAATTTATGCAACCGCGGAAGAGTGTACTCGACGTGGTGGCCAAGGCATTGCTGTCGTTTGTGATCACGGAGATGATAAGCAAGTCGAAGCACTTTTCGCTCAGGTAGAAAGGGAGCAGGGGCGGCTTGATATCTTGGTTAATAATGCGCTCAGTGTGCCTGACGATTTAGTTAAGCCGGGGCCATTTTGGCAGAAAAGTCTGCAGTTGATTGATATTACCGATGTGGGGATGCGCTCAAGTTATGTCGCTTCGTATTATGCCGCCCCTTTGCTAGTTGCCAATGGAGAGGGACTTATTATTAATACTTCGTCCTTTGGCGCCAAGTGTTACATGCATGGGCCAGCGTACGGAGCGGGTAAGGCCGGAGTTGATAAAATGGCACACGACATGGCCCATGACTTTAGGCCCTATAATGTTGCTTGTCTGTCACTTTGGATGGGGCTGATTACAACAGAGAGAACGCTGGCTCTGATTGCCACAGAGCCGGATCTCTATGGTGGCATGCTGGATATTGCCGAGTCTCCTGAGTTTAGTGGTCGTGTGATCGATGCGATTGCCAATGATAAAGACTTTATGGCGAAGTCGGGGGCGGTCCATGTTGCCGCTGAGCTGGCGCTTGAATACGGTGTGCAGGATCTCGGGGGCAAGCAGCCGCTATCCAATGCCGCTATGTTCGGTGAGCCTACGGTGTTCAGTGATGCCGTGGTTGAATAA
- a CDS encoding pyrroloquinoline quinone-dependent dehydrogenase: MKWPALSLQPTAPSIFLLCLLINACSSPSMPIDYNSKTNNWPHYGGSQSTDQHSPLTQINRDNIGRLELAWSYQLPAMSSIVTVEQSIEQKDRRYQAQPLVVNDTLYACAITGYIVALNPLTGLEKWRIDVNANSTQPQPLRCRSLGYWQARERIEGTIHCQRRLFFTTPHNQLQAVDADNGQACSGFGNRGSIDLNDGIDARDKVRYQVKSIGIVVKGLIIVGSAIADNISTDAPSGVVRAYDTSSGKLVWAWDASPSSKSNSTRYQNASVNSWGPMSADAELGLVYIPTGNPSPDLFGGQRDGADHYGSSVVALDLNDGSVRWHFQAVHHDVWDYDVAAAPALFQNPAIGQGKKGLALSSKTGNIFLLDRATGEPLYPVEERAVPQLGVIGEQLAATQPFATHPTTIHPQSLDAWGFTPFDRADCQKKINHLRWQGPFTPPSLEGSISFPGASGGINWGGAAIDSQNGILLVNQTIMPWVIKLIPRQQLAQYDAANYPFPSQLFTMQGTPYGALRYPLLSAAGAPCSEPPWGTLTAIDLVSGKQLWQRPLGTTRDQAPWPLWLELGTPNLGGVITTAGGIAFATGSTDHFLRAFDIQSGEEVWRRRSSGTVMAVPMTFRLDRTQKQYVVFAISGDEKKAEPFKLVAYTLATD; encoded by the coding sequence ATGAAATGGCCCGCCTTATCACTGCAGCCAACAGCCCCCTCTATATTTTTGCTCTGTCTTCTCATCAACGCCTGTAGCTCACCCTCTATGCCTATTGATTACAATAGCAAGACGAATAACTGGCCGCACTATGGTGGCTCTCAAAGTACAGACCAACACAGCCCCCTCACGCAGATCAACCGAGATAACATTGGGCGACTCGAGCTGGCTTGGAGTTATCAGCTTCCAGCCATGTCTAGTATCGTAACAGTAGAGCAGTCTATCGAGCAGAAAGACAGACGCTATCAAGCGCAACCCCTGGTCGTCAACGATACATTGTACGCCTGCGCTATCACAGGTTACATCGTAGCGTTAAACCCATTAACAGGTCTTGAGAAGTGGCGTATTGATGTCAACGCCAACAGCACTCAACCACAACCTTTACGCTGTCGCAGCCTCGGCTACTGGCAAGCCCGCGAAAGAATCGAGGGCACGATCCACTGCCAACGGCGACTCTTCTTTACCACACCACACAATCAGCTCCAAGCTGTTGATGCCGACAACGGCCAAGCTTGTAGTGGCTTCGGCAACAGGGGATCTATCGATCTCAACGACGGTATTGATGCTCGTGACAAAGTCCGTTATCAGGTGAAGTCTATCGGCATCGTCGTCAAGGGTTTGATCATTGTCGGTTCCGCTATCGCCGATAATATCAGTACCGACGCTCCCAGCGGTGTGGTTCGCGCCTACGACACCAGCAGCGGAAAACTCGTTTGGGCCTGGGATGCCAGCCCCTCGAGCAAGAGCAACAGTACTCGCTATCAAAACGCCAGCGTCAATAGCTGGGGGCCGATGTCAGCTGATGCTGAACTCGGCCTAGTCTATATTCCCACTGGTAACCCAAGCCCCGATCTCTTCGGAGGTCAGCGAGACGGCGCCGACCACTATGGTTCCTCCGTGGTCGCCCTAGACTTAAACGACGGTAGCGTGCGCTGGCACTTTCAGGCGGTACACCACGATGTCTGGGATTACGACGTTGCTGCTGCACCGGCACTGTTCCAAAACCCGGCTATTGGCCAGGGCAAAAAAGGCTTAGCCCTCTCCAGCAAAACGGGTAATATCTTTCTACTCGACCGAGCCACCGGCGAGCCGCTCTACCCTGTAGAAGAGCGCGCGGTCCCGCAACTAGGCGTTATCGGTGAGCAGCTTGCAGCCACCCAACCCTTTGCCACTCATCCCACCACAATACACCCACAATCCCTCGATGCGTGGGGATTTACCCCATTCGATCGAGCAGATTGCCAAAAAAAGATCAACCACCTTCGCTGGCAAGGGCCGTTCACACCACCTAGCCTAGAAGGGAGTATCAGTTTTCCCGGCGCTTCCGGTGGCATTAACTGGGGCGGAGCGGCCATCGATAGTCAAAACGGCATCCTTTTGGTCAACCAAACCATCATGCCCTGGGTTATCAAGCTCATCCCACGCCAACAGCTAGCACAATATGACGCTGCAAATTACCCCTTTCCCAGCCAATTGTTTACGATGCAGGGCACCCCCTACGGCGCGCTACGCTACCCACTGCTCTCTGCTGCTGGCGCACCTTGCAGCGAACCGCCGTGGGGAACTCTTACTGCCATTGACCTCGTCAGCGGCAAACAGCTATGGCAACGTCCACTCGGCACTACACGTGATCAAGCACCATGGCCACTCTGGCTCGAGCTCGGCACCCCGAATCTCGGCGGCGTCATTACGACGGCCGGAGGTATCGCCTTCGCCACAGGAAGCACCGACCATTTTCTACGTGCCTTTGATATTCAAAGTGGTGAAGAAGTATGGCGGCGGCGCAGTTCTGGAACGGTAATGGCTGTACCGATGACTTTCCGACTAGATCGTACACAAAAACAGTATGTTGTTTTCGCCATTAGCGGCGATGAAAAGAAGGCAGAGCCATTTAAGCTTGTCGCCTACACGTTAGCCACAGATTAA
- a CDS encoding aldehyde dehydrogenase family protein yields MTTLEPEITSMAAPIVAQLRQHFQQGVARSYEWRLAQLQAIVKLLDDKEEELMTALMADSGKAEFTAYAGDIVFVRGEAKHAMKQLKQWMKPRKTATPIYLQPGKSYVRPEPLGVILIIGAWNFPIHLTLGPLVGAIAAGNTVLIKPSEVSPKVAAFLTKYVPQYLHTDSVKVLEGGIEETTDILAQRFDKILYTGNSHVAKIVSAAAAKHLTPVTLELGGKNPTVVRADANLAVSAHRIIESKFANNAGQVCVAPDYLLVHDTIYEEFLLLLKQAVVDFFGDHPIDSNVWSRIINPSHVQRLKKMLVSGETFHGGDVIEEENYIGPTLLINCRDDDPVMLEEIFGPILPVFSYKNDREAIKRINQREHPLALYIYTEDRQAANNILDACNSGGSCINACTIQAGNHNLPFGGVGYSGSQAYHGQYSFDNMSHLRAVIDKSTKVDPAGNYPPFKEKEIALRKKITRWLLSGT; encoded by the coding sequence ATGACCACTCTCGAACCAGAAATCACCAGTATGGCCGCTCCGATTGTTGCGCAACTTCGCCAGCACTTCCAACAAGGTGTCGCCCGCAGCTATGAGTGGCGACTCGCGCAGCTACAAGCCATCGTCAAGCTACTCGATGATAAAGAAGAGGAGCTAATGACGGCCCTGATGGCAGACTCAGGCAAGGCAGAATTTACCGCCTACGCTGGCGATATTGTTTTTGTCCGCGGCGAAGCCAAGCATGCCATGAAGCAACTTAAGCAATGGATGAAGCCGAGAAAAACTGCCACACCCATTTATCTACAGCCCGGTAAATCTTATGTGCGCCCGGAACCTCTCGGCGTCATACTCATTATTGGCGCCTGGAATTTCCCCATCCACCTGACTCTTGGCCCACTGGTTGGCGCTATTGCTGCCGGCAATACCGTTTTAATTAAGCCTTCTGAGGTTTCGCCAAAAGTAGCGGCCTTTCTCACAAAGTATGTACCGCAATATTTACATACAGACTCGGTTAAAGTGTTAGAGGGAGGCATCGAGGAAACAACTGATATTCTCGCGCAGCGTTTCGATAAAATACTCTACACAGGCAATAGCCATGTCGCCAAGATTGTCTCGGCTGCAGCGGCCAAACATCTGACACCTGTAACACTAGAACTCGGCGGCAAGAACCCCACGGTAGTCCGTGCCGACGCTAACCTAGCCGTTTCTGCCCATCGAATTATTGAGTCGAAATTTGCTAACAATGCCGGACAAGTCTGTGTCGCCCCCGACTACCTGTTAGTGCACGACACAATCTATGAAGAGTTCTTACTGTTATTAAAACAGGCCGTTGTCGACTTTTTTGGTGATCACCCTATCGACAGTAACGTCTGGTCAAGAATTATCAACCCGAGCCATGTACAGCGCCTGAAGAAAATGCTTGTTAGCGGCGAGACCTTTCACGGTGGTGACGTCATCGAAGAGGAGAACTACATTGGTCCGACACTGTTGATTAACTGCCGTGATGATGATCCGGTAATGCTAGAGGAAATTTTCGGCCCTATTTTACCCGTTTTCAGCTATAAAAATGACCGAGAGGCGATCAAGCGCATAAACCAGCGAGAACATCCTCTTGCGCTCTACATCTATACAGAAGATCGTCAGGCTGCCAACAATATTCTCGATGCCTGTAACTCTGGGGGAAGCTGCATCAACGCCTGCACTATCCAAGCAGGCAACCATAACCTACCTTTTGGCGGAGTCGGTTATTCTGGTTCGCAAGCCTATCACGGCCAGTATAGCTTCGATAACATGAGCCATCTCCGTGCTGTCATCGACAAATCAACGAAAGTAGATCCTGCCGGGAATTACCCTCCCTTTAAGGAAAAAGAGATCGCTCTACGGAAGAAAATCACCCGCTGGCTGCTTTCGGGAACATAG
- a CDS encoding HAMP domain-containing sensor histidine kinase, translated as MKSRWSKLSISNRLIFSLVSLVAIISGIFALSIYVSVHVVENTLITREMNLYLRTSLAKERPLIDNVSGVDYGQSELEVYTSANVPPSLGQFPYGLSELERSDRDYYVYKKQRSAEVYYLVMDQGNFEDVESLFYYIIYALYLGCVLLSWMIARWLSASIIRPISKLDKAVSEKMRGQDSSIVLHEGNANDEVGRLARSFDSLITQYDESLAREQLFNADVSHELKTPLMVIATSVEMLEEVGGLSAYQEAKLRTIRDACAEVDDLSSTFLLLLKHNYDDGTEPIETDLETVIDQLDYKWRPLVETKELKFSLENHCSITQKVPEGTTMIVLNNLLKNALNYTLQGEVRIDFYNDYWVVSDSGVGISEIDQGQLYHAFRQANNSGRSEGFGLGLSIARRVCDLYGWRLDYQSNTLGGTSFTVSLSEGNFPGNDSA; from the coding sequence ATGAAGAGTAGGTGGAGTAAGCTGTCGATATCGAACCGCTTGATTTTCTCCTTGGTCTCGTTGGTGGCCATTATATCCGGTATATTTGCTCTCTCTATTTACGTGTCGGTACACGTGGTGGAGAACACGCTGATTACACGCGAGATGAACTTATATCTCCGGACTAGCTTGGCGAAGGAGCGCCCTTTGATCGATAACGTCTCTGGTGTGGATTACGGTCAATCCGAATTAGAGGTCTATACATCGGCCAACGTACCGCCATCATTAGGCCAGTTTCCCTATGGTCTATCAGAGCTAGAGCGTTCTGATCGAGACTACTATGTCTATAAGAAGCAGAGGAGCGCTGAGGTATACTATTTAGTCATGGATCAAGGCAACTTCGAGGATGTTGAAAGCCTATTTTATTATATTATTTACGCCCTTTATCTAGGCTGTGTATTGCTCAGCTGGATGATTGCACGCTGGTTATCAGCCTCGATTATCAGGCCTATCAGCAAGCTGGATAAGGCGGTGAGTGAAAAAATGCGAGGACAAGATAGCTCGATAGTTCTCCATGAGGGTAATGCTAATGATGAGGTGGGGCGCTTGGCCCGCTCGTTCGATTCATTAATTACCCAATACGATGAGAGTTTGGCTCGGGAGCAGTTATTCAATGCTGATGTCAGTCATGAGTTGAAGACCCCTCTAATGGTTATCGCGACTAGTGTGGAGATGTTAGAGGAAGTCGGTGGCTTATCTGCTTACCAAGAGGCAAAGTTACGCACTATTCGTGATGCATGTGCAGAGGTTGATGATCTGTCGTCAACTTTCTTACTGCTCTTAAAGCATAATTACGATGACGGCACAGAGCCAATCGAGACGGATCTAGAAACTGTGATTGATCAGCTTGACTATAAATGGCGACCCTTAGTTGAAACTAAGGAACTGAAGTTTTCCCTAGAGAATCACTGCTCGATAACGCAGAAGGTGCCAGAGGGTACAACGATGATTGTACTGAATAACCTGCTAAAGAATGCCCTTAATTATACTCTGCAGGGTGAGGTTCGGATTGATTTCTATAATGATTACTGGGTGGTGTCAGACAGCGGTGTGGGTATTAGCGAGATTGACCAAGGGCAGCTTTATCATGCGTTTCGTCAGGCCAATAATAGCGGTAGAAGCGAAGGCTTTGGGCTGGGCTTGTCGATCGCGAGAAGAGTCTGTGACCTCTATGGTTGGCGCTTGGACTACCAGAGCAATACCTTAGGAGGTACCTCGTTTACAGTAAGCCTTAGTGAAGGTAACTTTCCGGGCAACGACTCCGCGTAA
- a CDS encoding response regulator transcription factor, translating to MSILIVEDNVEIQLNIADYLSMKGYSVDFASDAFTALHLLSTNSYALVLLDVMIPGLDGFELLTKIRTDCQLSIPVIMLTARGEVADRLRGFEAGADDYLVKPFSLAELHARVKAVLKRGGNVVDDTITVGELFLNRNTFKVSRAGIDISLNKIGFRILEQLMKNSPSVVSREALMQAVWGDEHPDSDSLRSHLHLLRKEVDKPFGRPLIKTIRGVGFCINEE from the coding sequence GTGAGTATTTTGATTGTTGAAGACAACGTTGAGATTCAGCTCAATATTGCTGATTACCTTTCGATGAAGGGGTATAGCGTTGATTTTGCCTCAGATGCTTTTACCGCACTACATCTTCTTTCTACGAATAGTTATGCTTTGGTTTTACTGGATGTGATGATCCCTGGTCTCGATGGTTTTGAGTTGCTGACTAAAATTAGAACGGATTGTCAGTTATCGATTCCGGTGATTATGCTAACGGCCCGGGGGGAAGTGGCCGATCGTCTAAGGGGGTTTGAGGCCGGCGCCGATGATTATCTAGTGAAGCCCTTTTCTCTAGCAGAGCTACACGCCAGAGTGAAGGCGGTGCTAAAACGTGGTGGGAATGTTGTGGATGATACGATTACAGTAGGCGAACTGTTTTTGAATAGGAACACCTTTAAAGTCAGTCGAGCTGGTATAGATATTTCGCTAAATAAGATTGGCTTTAGAATACTTGAGCAGTTAATGAAGAATAGCCCTTCTGTGGTGAGTCGAGAGGCTCTGATGCAAGCGGTTTGGGGCGATGAGCATCCCGATAGTGATAGCCTGCGAAGTCACTTACACTTGCTCCGTAAAGAGGTAGATAAACCGTTTGGTAGGCCTTTAATAAAGACGATTAGAGGCGTGGGGTTTTGTATCAATGAAGAGTAG
- the cptA gene encoding phosphoethanolamine transferase CptA: MSKLLNPQQQTLMKTYGTLLAFFLLATIPYQACVFFSGQTSIGQFLTAIGLSAIWIIPVYFAPVITKPYCAIMGGLFTLLSALKLSYFMLYGTAITQSTLFIAFDSNSHEGSEFIISYLRWWIPLLTLGYIVVMTLLWRKIERPQGVKGERPYLIFSLIILLSFSLPIIHKGLKDGGTSAASFKRFHKRLGFATPFTIPTSYLAYRQQLSNMEALIDHADTVPPVKDLVDTEADKAKTVVLVIGESTDRHRMGLYGYSRNTNPELNKIKGQLDIFNNVYTARPYTIETLEQVLSFADERHPNLYMKQPTLIAMMKQAGYKTFWITNQQTLTQRNTMLTFFSQQADEQAYLNNNDKQNLASYDEKVLLPFKKALQDTAKKKLIVVHLLGTHRDYKYRYTAPFDHFQSKQGITTSVALNKDQVKTYNQYDNAVLYNDWLLSQLINDYKTTSPYGMLVYFSDHGEEVYDYRSYEGRDESNPSEYMYSIPFFVWRSPSWKAAHPADWHAYQDRLYSSQHFISTFSDMIGLRFKGQRFDRSLISPHYKPSEVLVGNPNAPSTLRDIRRQPLPG; the protein is encoded by the coding sequence GTGAGCAAACTATTGAACCCACAACAACAAACTTTAATGAAGACCTATGGCACTCTGTTAGCCTTCTTTCTGTTGGCAACTATCCCCTATCAAGCCTGTGTTTTCTTTTCCGGACAAACCTCAATAGGCCAGTTTCTTACCGCTATCGGCCTCAGTGCTATCTGGATTATTCCCGTTTACTTTGCCCCCGTCATCACTAAGCCTTACTGTGCAATAATGGGCGGGCTGTTTACTCTGTTATCCGCACTCAAACTCTCCTACTTCATGCTCTATGGCACGGCGATCACCCAATCAACCCTTTTTATCGCCTTCGACTCCAACAGTCACGAGGGTTCTGAGTTTATCATCAGTTATCTGCGCTGGTGGATCCCTCTATTAACCTTAGGCTATATTGTCGTAATGACGTTACTCTGGCGCAAGATTGAGCGACCTCAAGGCGTCAAGGGTGAGCGCCCCTATCTTATCTTCAGCCTTATTATACTATTGTCATTTTCTCTGCCGATCATCCACAAAGGGCTCAAGGATGGAGGTACCAGTGCTGCGAGCTTTAAACGTTTTCATAAGAGGCTAGGCTTTGCCACACCATTTACTATCCCGACCAGTTACTTAGCCTACCGTCAACAGCTAAGCAATATGGAAGCATTAATCGACCATGCGGATACGGTTCCCCCCGTAAAAGATCTTGTCGATACAGAGGCGGATAAAGCAAAAACAGTTGTCTTGGTAATCGGTGAATCGACAGACCGCCACCGTATGGGGCTGTATGGCTATAGCCGTAACACCAACCCAGAACTGAATAAGATCAAAGGACAGCTGGATATATTCAATAATGTTTATACGGCTCGCCCCTATACGATTGAGACGCTCGAACAAGTCTTAAGCTTCGCCGATGAGCGTCACCCAAACCTCTATATGAAACAGCCAACGCTGATCGCGATGATGAAACAGGCTGGCTACAAAACTTTCTGGATAACGAACCAGCAAACATTAACCCAGCGTAACACCATGCTCACTTTCTTCTCACAACAAGCTGATGAGCAGGCCTACCTCAACAACAACGATAAACAGAATCTCGCTAGTTACGATGAGAAGGTTCTACTCCCCTTTAAAAAAGCACTACAAGACACCGCAAAGAAAAAGCTCATTGTTGTGCATTTGCTGGGAACACACAGAGACTATAAATACCGCTATACTGCACCGTTTGATCACTTTCAATCGAAGCAGGGTATAACGACAAGCGTTGCGCTCAACAAAGATCAAGTGAAAACCTATAATCAATACGACAATGCCGTGCTATATAATGACTGGTTGTTATCACAATTGATCAATGATTATAAAACGACATCACCCTATGGCATGTTGGTCTATTTTTCCGACCATGGCGAAGAAGTCTACGATTACCGCTCATATGAGGGACGAGATGAGAGCAACCCCTCGGAATATATGTACAGCATCCCCTTCTTCGTCTGGCGCTCACCCTCTTGGAAAGCCGCCCACCCAGCCGACTGGCACGCCTATCAAGACCGCCTCTACAGCAGCCAACATTTCATCTCTACCTTCAGTGATATGATCGGGCTACGCTTCAAGGGTCAGCGCTTTGACCGCTCACTCATCAGCCCTCATTATAAGCCCTCGGAAGTGCTGGTCGGAAACCCCAACGCACCGAGCACACTCCGAGATATCAGGCGCCAGCCTCTACCGGGATAA